CAGATTTGCAGAAGCCGAAAAGTTCACTTCGGAAGCAACGCCACCAAAAGTGAATGCCGACAAAGAAAAGTACATCCGTAAACATTCAATTCCCATGGAAAGCTTCAATTCGCCTTTGAATACTCAAGGACAAGAGGAAAGCAGAATAACCAATTCCAACTTAAGTCACAGAGAAAAGGAACATGGTACCGGATGGTCTACTGTACGCCGTAAACGTCAAGGAAAGCATCCGTCTCGCAAGACGTCCTCGTTAGATCGCATATCCGTGTCGAAAGGAGATTCTTCCATCAGAACTACAGCCATGGAGTTGGATCTTAGATCGCCGCGATCTCGTCGGAAACACCGCCATATCTAGGATAGAAGCTGTGAAATACCCAGCCTCCCGTTGGACTACTTCTAAGTGAATATTTGtattgttgttatatatttaacattttatttgttttcgatAATGGAATAGTGATGTCAGATAGAcctcagacggggagtattctggaactcattcatcatttattcttcatgtgatcatcattttatattgttaacgttTCATTGCGTACGTCGCTTTATGTGCGCcagttttaggagttttataaagGACAGTGTAGGAATCCGCGTTACTTTCCCCTCTCTTCTAATGACGTAAACTGCTCAGCGAGTCGTGTGCACAACTGCAAAGAACATTCAGCGGACACGTTGTCCAAAagaacaattcgtggctaaccacagcgtgagttactttcaaaacattacaaattatgtATTTACATCAGAGACaaactgttttaatatattttcatatgttataaagaaactatgaacATTTAACCGTTCAAACTGTACGTATCTGCGATAACACAATTTAATCCAAGACAGAACCCGACGTGTTCAGGAATATTCATCCgtttattattataaagaactTTAACAGCTTAATATATCTAcgaactgtttatccgtatttttaatggactttaattatcattgaacacattgtaaaattgtatttatatttgtattttcagtttttcaccatttggattggtagtgaaataaaagtcagctcctgattgttttatctttacttaaaccCAGTCGTCTTGGTTACACTCACTGGTCAGGCCAGTACACAGTCCGTATTGAATCCAAAGTatgaaatgtaattataaacataaaaaaaatccatgtaaAGAGCAGGTGCTACTGAAATTAAGTTAACTACACTTATACTATTCTGTAAATTATGTGTTCCAGCCTTTTCATATATCGGTACACTAAtgatttttcttatatatgtgtCAGAGCACTCTTTTGACAAGCTGTAACcataaaataaaagtacataTGTAGCATTTAATTGACTCAGATCCtatttggattttcaaataaaacatgctatagcgaaattacttttaacatattttactaTTTAATGTCGAGCACGTTCGTTAATTTAGATCTGTTCGTACgtccatccatccatccgtccGTTTGTTTCTGTTTGTCCGGACATATACGTCTATTTATCTCCTTCAGTTTTTGACCTAAAAagctttttatttataatagaggTGTGTATGTCTacagggttttgattttttttataaaattttctttaaatgtccggTATATTGACACATTAACTTTTTGGTACaagctatatatataatgaatcGGTTACATAGGCCaatttagggggagggggagggggcccggcccccttttgagaaataaaatggttgcttatatagggaatcactgaagcgtgacaaaatcggccccctcttaggcagccaggtGGCCttcacttatgaaaatttctggatccgccactgggttaTTCTTTATTGTACACATAATTGAAGCATGCATTGCCACCGGATTTTTGTTATTcttcaaatattctaaaaatgtcAGGCTTTTGGACTTGTGGTACTTGAACTTGTTTTCCCTCTCACATGCTATATATATTATTGAAGACACAAATTGAACTACTAACTACAGTTAAATGTCCCTAATGCAATAAATAAGATTGTTTtagtaatttcaaatatttattcaataccgGAAAGGTTGAACTTGGCCGATATCATTGAGTGTGAAGTCAAAGGTAATATATTTAGTTAGTTTGCTTGTTAGATGAACcataaagtcattgttaggtcaggttaactaccctcctttaagaataTACTAGTGCAGCAGATTACCAATCTTTCTAACTGATGTACTATGCTACTTCGAAAAGAGGGTAGTAAACCTgacataataatgacttcacggttcagctaacaagcaatcTTACCAAAGACtatacctttggctacacactcaatgaaatcggctgtaaatctTGAAAATTGAAACCTTTTGGCTGGACATTCAGACATtcagaatgaaaataataaatagatcAACATTGAAAGGAGaaattaatgttgaaaacgagtgcacccgcacgagcgggggtcgaactcacaacttcagtgttgacTAGCTAGTGATTACAGAAGTAACTTCTTATACCACTCGGCCACCAAGACCCTTTTATGATCTTTAATGAAGTATGTCTACGTTTCttatcaaattcaaatgtttttggGTATAAAATACCACTTACCAATaactgtttcattaaaaaaagccTAACATTTTGgataagataaggagatgtggtatgattgcacatgATTCTATACACCGGCGATAAATGTGCTAATTTCAGGATATATATCGTAGAAATAATATATTTGCAAAGAAGCTTGAAGATGTTCATGCCTCTTTCGTCTACATATCTTCATGAGTTTTTATCGTCTTAAACCCTGACCTCATCGAAAGCTTTGAACTTTGTTTTCAGCATTTCCttctttaaaatattgtgttAAGTGTTAAAAAGTTCACAGTGTACGATTCTTGATGTGACAAACAATGGCATTGTACAAGCTATGCATATTTTCTATACATACTGTATAAATCTGATACTGAATCttcaatagtagttttaatccATCTGAGTTTTTAATGTACCGGTAATCATCATGTAAATGTGAAATGCTATATTCATAACTTTCActattatttatgaattataaatgtGCCACTTCTTGTATAACTtgaagttttttatgccccataatggacattatgttttccggtctgtgcgttcgtctgttcgttcgtccgttaaTCCGGCCGCCCGTCCATCCGATCGTCCATCTGTcgcgcttcatgttaaagtttttttcGAGGTAAttgttgatgaagttgaagtccaatcaacttgaaacttagtacacatgttccgtatgatatgatctttctaattttaatgccaaattagagatgttGCCCCATTTTCATGGTATActatactggggacacattcttatataatttgtatttatgcTTTTTTTCTATTAAACAGACCAATTCCTTGATAGCTATCTTTTAtttaatactaaaattgagaatgaaatggggaatgtgtcaaagagacaacaacccgaccatagagcagacaacaactgaaggcaaccaataggtcttcaatgccgCGAGAAACTTCAACACCCTGAGGCATCTTTCAGCTGGTCCCTaatcaaatatgtatactagttcagtaatatttggcgtcatactaaactccgaattatacacaagaaactaagattaaaaatcataaaacactaagaaaggtcagaggctcctgacttaaatgctgcggggttaaacaatttttttttgagatctcaaccctgtGTTTGGTCACAGCATATCACTTAATATTTACTTCATCAAGATATAAATATGATACCAAAAAACCTACTTcggtatacaaaaaaaaaacaaaaaaaaaaccattatttaTTCGTTGCTAAGCACTGTTTTGGTTGCTAATCGTTTTATCAGAATGATATACAATTGACTTACTTTTATTTCTTACTTCTAGTTATTCTTGCATGTTTAACCTTTCTATAAACCTGGTTTTACTCTAAtttgtacaattaaaaatcaaaagggtTTTTCCGtagttcaattttgatttctatcTTTTTCGGCTGTTGCTAAGCAACTTTTAGGTTGCTATGGTCaatttcattttcttgaaaaaataatgatgacTCAGACATCACATTTACGAAGAAAAATCATTTACGGTagctaaatctttaaatattgctATATTTATACCTCATATGGCcgaaattacaaatttttgaacCGTTGCTAGGTTGTTGCTAAGCATTTTTTTCAACTGAAATTGAAGTGACTTTTCCGTTGCAAACTCAAGTTAttgttaaacaaacaatacaattttgaattatgctaaTGTGTAATGAAAAAGCAATGCATATGTgataatttggctatttattaaaaccgttgctaggcaaccttcctttcaccggaacataaaaaaatcatagtttttaAGAGTTTCTATCCTAAGGCTAtcaatgatgtatatataaacttatttgggaAGGGGGCCAAAAACGcctcttatcataccttgtcctttgttGCTATCGCAAGCGAAAGTGTATTTTAAAGATAAAGTGAGAAAATAACGTTTCAAACATTTTGGAGGAAGATTAAGATCAATTAATACAGGAGCTAGTTGAAAAATTTCCCGGCTGCggcgaaaatatgataaaacaaatttaggGCCcttatttatagcttgctgttcggtttgagcaaaggctctgtgttgaagaccttaatttgacctataattgttaactttttaaacattatgacttggatgtagatttgtctcattggctctcatactaaatcttcttatttcttttcATTGCAAAAGATACCAATGAACTCCAagtcagttttaaaaatatttcataacaatagctacaaaaacatataactatgttaacctcttcaatttctaaaacattttaagtggtaagctcttgatgattcagaaatatatgcctccgctcgcaaaacttcaaactgcattatctctaaaacgacaatagatatctcaaatctgttaaatgataaatgatctacagttgaaggacaacattatagaaaaagaatttggacaatttcaaagttcaccaaggtcacaattaatcatcaaatatatgatgcaatacaaaacttgagaaccggaagtcgtagagacataggactatcaccattcaactcaggaccacttgacctttcaaatatcacaaggtcaaagtcatagtaaaatgtgaaggtcaaggtgaaatttcatcatgacctgacattgacctcaaattgaaggtcttgaattactgatcatctttgcagtttatagtaggttgatatctgttacctttaaaaagatatacacacaatactatacttttaagaatcatcccgtcgtaacttttgaacagacagtcggactcttttgagctcagagtataaaatgtagagctcgtcgagaggaacattttatacgctgtaagtatgcagcaaactcttatcgttttcttaatatgaaagcttgaaattgcagcgtaatttttttttgcactcggtgacctttgaccttgggtgcaaattaaaggtcacatgcatttaagattattggtgtaggtcccaagtctttacgacttccggttcttgagatacaatttttcaaaaattgtgtatattttttcaagggaaataacttcttataagggttaacaacaaaatgattgtatatgtttattatcattgccatctggtcttgtacatgttgccgttttcaaatcgattctatcttgaatactttttgagaaaaatgtaaaagaatgaaattgcttcaaggggacgtaactctcatagagaatgatgaaatccttagcagcctcatatggtaacacatcatgatgagatctaacttttgtccaaataaggtcatgatatctttaaaaacaacgagggggggccatgtcgaaaaaaaccaataaaatggagataacttctaaaggggatgatgaaatcctacacagcctcatctggtaatacttcatgatgaggtctaccgatggtccatatttggtcttgataactccaatagaaacgaggggaggccatgtcaaacaaatgctggatgaaaaaaaaaaaaaaaaaaaaaaaaaaaaaaaaaaaaaaaaaaaaaaaaaaaaaacaggagaaaaacaataaggtctttcctcgcggagaggaaagaccttaattatccTCTCTTGCATAATTATACCGATATTGATGATTGATTaattaatttgttgattgattggtgtttaactcTACTTTCAACACTATCATGCTATTTCTTTGCGGTTTGTTTATATtgatggaggaagccgaagtCCCCAGAGAGAACCACAGACTTTCGGTACGAAACTAATTATTCtattcaattaagattggagtcgagatAACCTGCCATGTATaagattcgaactcacaacctaagtgttgacaggctagaaATACAGTAGGTCGACTACTTGTATCACTCGGCCACCGagacccacccccccccccccccccccacacacacacacacacaaaggATTAAAGGAGATAAGGGATGATCTTCAACTCTGTGCAGCTTTGTATTATGTTTTCATACATTTATTGCACAGCTTCACTTAGATGATTATGAATGGATGcttgacgtccagtggcaaattgaTATGCATATTCGTGCTAGAacatattaatgtgaaatgaatattAATCTTGTTTTGTACTAGACCGATCTAGACCGACACCCAGAGCCAGATTTTTAACATGTTATTTCACAGGAATATATACATTTCACCTTTCccggacacattattctgattCCGAGCCGACCAGTCTTTGCTTTTACTCCTTATTTTCGCGTGCTTAGCagggaagcagcaaataccagtttttaaagtctttggtcttgtaaatgtttgattccaaatttcttgaaaaatattttatctttttcaaaaGTGAAACAGCATAATTTGTTTCCATTGAAaatcagagaaaaaaaataaaacaataatgaaattaaaaagaaaataactttattattgaaaaaaagtcGAAAAATATGTTTGTCCTGAGCACAAGGAAATACACGTGATCCTGCCCACACTGGGTGAAGAGTCGGTGCCTAACCAATCTGATTAAGATACAATATACAGATAATCTGTCTAGGCTTTGATTACAAGGAACTGACACCATTTCATTTTACTTTCTGTTCTGGTAaatattacatcagccaatgaaattcaGCCTTCACATTTTTGAAGGTATATATAAATCCGACAAAACAAGAGAATCCCAATGGTCTTTAAACCGAAAATAGAATAGAGCGTTTTCAGATCAGCGTAAGCATAGCTTGGACAGACAATATCTGTAATTTAATTAGACTGGTTGTCTAAATGAACATAAAACACTGCATTTATGTATTGTTTACTGAGGCCTGGTGGTCTCTAACAGATAGAGagttgtgttttaatttttttcaagtgaAGATTTACGGCGGTGGCTTTTAATATTTTGCGTTCATCTTGAAAAGtacaatagattaaaaaaaaaaacaaatagtgcAATGTGTCTGAATATATTCTATAGTAAAGGTCCCATTTAGGCAAGTTTGGCTCTCGTGAGTTTTGCTGTTTTATTGCCTATTATCTTGATAACTTATCTATAGAGAATCTTTTCTTAGCAAAATGGTATAGAcaagaacagatttaaaaataagtaaattataattatgGTCATTTTCTTTCATTGGTGGTTGGGACCTGGGAGGAAACATGGGAATTTCTCTATTTTTTCCAAGTCAACAccttgaaatattaaaaaaaaaaaaaaaaattcaagaccCCTTTCCAAAGACCTAAAcatttcaacccccccccccccccccccccctccaaaaaaaaaaaatcaaactccAGCGAACAATTACACACAAATTTCTCAATACTTTTGTTCGTAATAACAAAAAACGCATTAAATTTCTTTTGCATGATAAGTTTAGAATAGCACGTCAATAGTTGATCTTCAAGTATGGAAGTTGTTTGCGACTTGGAACTTAATTTGGATATGCCGGTTATGGACTCATTGATATTTACCGCACCTTAATTCGATATTACTagtttcagatgaaacatgcagACTCTGCTagaagaaattgttgaaaataaggATTTAGGTTTTAACAGTTGAAGCCAGCAGAGCGAGGCGTAAAAATTGACGACTTTCGAGTCAAAACTATTATTTTTACTGGGGGGGGGAGTGTACGGTGAGGGTCGAACCCTAaacagttagggcaagtatggacacaccaTTCAAGTTTGATACAGatcttaattttgatattataaaatgTCTGAAACATCATAGGTTtgtgacacataatgaatgtggtctaagattTTAAAAAAGCTATAAATGGACAATTACCTATTATATTGTCCAATATCCAAGATCTTAATATattgttagattcagcatatcaaagaagcctaagaaatgcttgttttggtcccgttttggcccctaatttgtAAACAGTTGTTGTCTGGCAACAAAGTATTTACGGACAACGAACACATCGCCATAACATTAATATAACTATGAACTATGAATCTATAACTATGAACTATGAATCTATAACTATGAACAATTGTATACCAccattctattaaaaaaaaataaaaaaattaaaggctCCCTTAATTTCTTCCTATCCCCTCTTTATGGAGTTGCAAATGACCGGTCCATTATATTAGTCATTACCCTATTAATGTccaatttttgtccattttttgtATCTATCTTGAGAAAAGTGATATATAAAGAGAAACTTGCACAGCTAAAATGACCAGCaaagcaaaatttacaaaaaaaaaaaaaattaaacatactgGAAATTCTTGTATTTACTTCTTATAAAATAAACGCTAACGCTAGGtataaagatattgacaaatataagcctagttcccttgttaaaatgagcatagagcatggcataatagaattatttctttaatttaataaCTTTAACTGTATGATCATTATTGTAGACTCCGTATGTTCATTAATATAGGGtgtacagttttctctgctttcaaaataatTGTGTTTGGAACCGTCGCCCCGGAACTTgtcaattattgaaaatattttaaaattatttcgaAAACAAAAAGGCCTGGAATGATGTTATGTTTATTAAACGCCATTATCCTATATAAGGTATATGTAAAGTTGAATTTTTAGTTTCGTCGTTTatcagcaggatctgcttacccttccgaagcatctgagatcacccttagttttggtggggtttgtgttgcttaatctttagttttctatgttgtgtcatgtgttctattgtttgtctgtttgtcttctttcatttttagccaggcgttgtcagtttattttcgatttatgaatttgactgtccctctggtatctctcgtccctcttttatcaagtcataccggctaacaaattggacctctTTATTTTAGTAAGATACACGTAGAtaacaaatttattaaaactttcTCAGCGTgactttatttaatttaaattttcacTGATTTTACATATTTGTAAAGCTGAAGCTTTACAACTCTTATTGGTTGACTTTTACAATAGATAAATATACAAGAAACCATATCAAACAAcgaatataatttttatataacaagcaatcttttacaaaacaaagaCAATCAACAAATCAAAACGAAGACAATATCAAACGAAAACAAATGCATGCTGTCatgataaattaaataaacgAGACCACAAGTATTGAATCGTATATGTACATTTAAATTCATTAATATGTCTGTATTAAAAAGCTTCATGTACACTCATTTGTTCAAATTCCACACAAAACGATTTAAAAATTTAGGCTTCATACTTCAGGATTCACAGACCATCTTCTAAATCGACGTTGACGGCTTTGACTGACGGTACAGTTTCACGTTTCTTTCTCAAACCATCTTCTAAATAGACATTGACGGCTTTGACAGATGGCACAGCTTCACGTTTCTTTCTCAAACCATCTTCTAAGTCGACGTTGACGGCTTTGACAGACGGTACAGCTTCACGTTTTTTTCTCAAACCATCTTCCAAATCGACGTTGACGGCTTTTACTGATGGTACAGCTTCACGTTTCTTTCTAAGACCATCTTCCAAATCGACGTTGACGGCTTTGACTGACGGTATAGCTTCACGTTTCTTTCTCAAACCATTTTCTAAGTCGACGTTGACGGCTTTGACTGACGGTACAGCTTCACGTTTCTTTCTCAAACCATCTTCTAAATCGACGTTGACGGCTTTGACAGACGGTACAGCTTCACGTTTCTTTCTCAAGCCATCTTCTAAGTCGACGTTGACGGCTTTGACTGACGGAACAGCTTCACGTTTCTTTCTCAAACCATCTTCAAGGTCGACGTTGACGGCTTTGACAGACGGTACAGCTTCACGTTTCTTTCTTAAACCATCTTCTAAATCAACGTTGACGGCTTTGACAGACGGTACAGCTTCACGTTTCTTTCTCAAACCATCTTCTAAATCGACGTTGACGGCTTTTACTGATGGTACAGCTTCCCGTTTTTTCCTTAAACTATTGTCTAGACTCAGTGGAACAGATTTCACAGCATGTATAACAACTGGAAAAGATGAAATAGTCTGATCATGAATGTTTGGAATAATAATCATAAATGTCTTTTCCAATTTAAGTTATGTACTACAACTTATAAAGAATTTTAAAATCTTAGTTCTCAGATCCACACTTGTACCttttattcattattaaaagaTTTTCTATTAGTGAAGGACCctatcatttcaatatatttaaaaatatttaacacgTGTAATATAAAAGAAGAATGTCTTTTAGTTTATGATACTAAAGAAATGAAGATTAATTTCAAACTTTTAGTTCAAATCTACAactgttctatatatatatatatagaaatatggGTGTacgtaaaatgataaaaatagatatttatatattaatgttacttgaaaaaataaaacagtactcattttatgaaataaaacgaAACACTTCATAAACTTCGTGCGTCTGAGGCGTTTTTCTGTATTGACCTTTCGTCTTAactaaacaaaacaaactaaGCATATTTGATGAATATTCAGGACGAAGATGCAATTCAATGTGATCTCTGCTTTTTGCAATATCGACAAACTGAGCTCGAATTTTAAAGTGTTAGTTCACAAAGTGTCCGCAGAAAGGCATGCCACCATTCCGGACACATTCTTCTGACTCGTAGCCGTCTTTGTTCATACTTTACTGACGCTGCAAATGCCAATTTTAAAAGTCTTTTTATCGACTCAGGCGATATTCGAACCAATAACCTTACGCATAACCTTACTAGCTCGAGGCAAACACGCTAGAGATCACCGAGTCGGTTAGGGAGCTATATGACCACAAAAacgcatacaaaaaaaaatagcaaaattcatcTAACTTAAACGTCAAATTTGCCTTAGAGAATTTGAACCTTGTTTTCttaatgattattttatatatgaatataaaacaaGTAATGAAGAACTGACCACTGAACTCATGATATCGATTGATATCCTCATGGCTAACGGTCAAACCAATGGGGGTATCAAACCATCAAACCAGTGCTATTAACCAGGATGTATTTGTctaaccatttgatattctgcaATAGACATTTTTTAACCAACTTTCTTTGAAtgagtaaatgtttttttatagaagttatataaaaagaaagtcaaaatatacttacaaattaaaattgtacaaaaacaGAGCTGTAATCTGAAATTCATTGTAAATAGAAAGAATAGAAACACAGTGTTAAATCAGCCACAGTGCACTGTTTATCAATTGGTATGAAGATGCACAATATTGGTAAAGTTTATACCTATATATACAAaagttttaccaaaaaaatacgtttaaaaaaagaatgattaatAACACTCAAAATGTTTACGCAGCTTATTAGTATTTCTGTGAAATTTTAATTGTATGATTCTACGAATAGCAATAAATGCTTTGAGTTATTGCataatgtttttgtttacatatatgacttcctttttttacaacaaaaaaatgacatCCTAGTTACTGGCGTAGATGTTAAGAATTATAAGATTAATTGTAAATTTTAGAACATATAATAGTACTCTGGTTTTGACAATTGTATGCTCATGAATACACATTATTTAGAATCCTGTGAATTTTCCCATTGGTATAGATTTAGCGAACAAATCGTTCTAATAGATTAAATGTCATTTTCATCTTTGTCACTGTCGGTGGCAGAAACTCTCCAATATTCTCCACAAATTATTAACAAGCCCTATGCCTTCTTGTTACCAGCcgtgattttgttttaattccaaAATCTTCCTAATATCATGTAGAACAATAAAGTATGTAGTTAGTCAATGATTTGAGCATAGTGATTTTGTTTTGGTGGAAAACATCTCTTTGGTTTAGTTGTTTCCTTtgttttttatatgtgttttgaTGTTTATCGGCACTTTAGCTAAAAGCCTTATTAAAAGGGTGCTCGATTTGAAATAATATCacaaacatattttaacaaaatctaCCAGGAATTTGAACGTAGTTAAAATTCCCTTAAATTTCAGcgtattttttaaaaactaaaatatattgtatCTCACATTTAAAAGATACtttataaaacagaaaacaagtttgtgtccaaagtacacggatgccccactcgcactatccttttgcATGTTCCACGGACcttgaaattgggtaataatctaatttggcattaaaattagaaagatcatactatAAGGAaaatatgtactaagtttcaagttgattggatttcaatttcatcataaactaccttgaccaaaactttaacctgaaactcccactttcattttctatgttcagtggaccgtgaaattggggtcaaaatctaatttggctttaaaattagaaagatcatattataagcaacaagtgtactataagtttcaagttgattggacttcagcttcatcaaaaactaccttgaccaatgttagcctgaacggacgcacatacgaacggacggacgaataGACGAACTAACGgaggaacagaccagaaaacataatgcccttcaactatcgtaggttgggcataaaaatgaaAGGGCTATCAGCCTATCATATCTTCTAATACGACAAAGCATCTCCGTAAAATGTTT
Above is a window of Mytilus galloprovincialis chromosome 7, xbMytGall1.hap1.1, whole genome shotgun sequence DNA encoding:
- the LOC143081651 gene encoding uncharacterized protein LOC143081651; the encoded protein is MNFRLQLCFCTILIFVIHAVKSVPLSLDNSLRKKREAVPSVKAVNVDLEDGLRKKREAVPSVKAVNVDLEDGLRKKREAVPSVKAVNVDLEDGLRKKREAVPSVKAVNVDLEDGLRKKREAVPSVKAVNVDLEDGLRKKREAVPSVKAVNVDLENGLRKKREAIPSVKAVNVDLEDGLRKKREAVPSVKAVNVDLEDGLRKKREAVPSVKAVNVDLEDGLRKKREAVPSVKAVNVYLEDGLRKKRETVPSVKAVNVDLEDGL